A genomic region of Fodinisporobacter ferrooxydans contains the following coding sequences:
- the aceB gene encoding malate synthase A, whose product MSIETQSRNMQVIGPLLPGFAEILTPEALQFLELLECNFGERRKELLRCREERQREIDAGKLPGFLPETQLIRNSDWKVGAIPEDLKDRRVEITGPASDRKMVINALNSGAKVFMADFEDANSPTWSNTIQGQINMRDAIRKTLSYVSTEGKQYALKDTVATLIVRPRGWHLEEKHLLLDGKPLSGSLVDFGLYIFHNAHQLLENSSGPYFYLPKLESHLEARLWNDVFVFAQEMLQIPVGTIKATVLIETILATFEMDEILYELREHMAGLNCGRWDYIFSYIKKFRNLPECIVPDRALVTMTVPFMRAYSLLTIKTCHRRNAYAIGGMAAQIPVKNNPAANEEAFRKVRMDKEREAQDGHDGTWVAHPGLVPVAMEVFDEWMKGPNQLDKTLNDLEITAEQLLEVPQGAITEKGLRTNIRVGIQYIEAWLRGFGAVPLYNLMEDAATAEISRAQVWQWIRHPKGILDDGRKVTVELFQTILQEELQTIKDLIGHKNFEQGQFRLATELFAKLTLDDVFPPFLTLDGYNHLH is encoded by the coding sequence ATGAGTATTGAGACACAGTCCAGAAACATGCAAGTCATCGGGCCGCTGTTACCGGGTTTTGCTGAGATTCTGACGCCGGAAGCATTGCAATTCCTCGAGTTGCTGGAATGCAACTTCGGTGAAAGACGGAAAGAACTTTTACGGTGCAGAGAAGAACGCCAAAGGGAAATTGACGCTGGCAAGCTCCCGGGATTCCTTCCGGAAACACAGTTGATTCGCAACAGCGACTGGAAGGTAGGAGCAATTCCAGAAGATCTCAAAGACAGGCGCGTGGAAATCACCGGTCCTGCCAGTGATCGGAAAATGGTGATCAACGCCCTAAACTCCGGTGCCAAGGTTTTTATGGCAGATTTTGAGGATGCGAATTCGCCCACATGGAGCAATACGATTCAGGGACAAATCAATATGCGTGATGCCATTCGGAAAACGCTATCGTACGTAAGTACGGAAGGCAAGCAATACGCGTTAAAAGATACGGTAGCGACATTGATCGTTCGTCCGCGGGGATGGCATTTGGAAGAAAAACATCTATTGCTCGATGGAAAACCGTTGTCTGGAAGTCTCGTCGATTTTGGGCTTTACATATTTCATAATGCACATCAACTCCTTGAAAACTCCAGTGGACCCTATTTTTATTTGCCAAAATTGGAAAGCCATCTGGAAGCAAGGCTCTGGAACGATGTGTTTGTGTTTGCGCAAGAGATGTTGCAAATTCCAGTCGGAACGATTAAAGCAACCGTATTGATCGAAACAATACTGGCAACTTTCGAAATGGATGAAATTTTATATGAGTTGCGTGAACACATGGCAGGCTTGAACTGCGGACGTTGGGACTATATTTTCAGTTACATCAAAAAGTTTCGCAACTTGCCGGAGTGTATCGTGCCGGATCGGGCGCTTGTCACGATGACTGTGCCATTTATGCGGGCATATTCCTTATTGACCATCAAAACATGTCATCGCCGCAACGCCTATGCGATCGGTGGAATGGCTGCGCAAATTCCCGTCAAGAACAATCCGGCCGCCAATGAAGAAGCGTTCCGAAAAGTACGCATGGATAAGGAACGGGAGGCGCAAGACGGCCATGACGGCACATGGGTCGCACATCCGGGATTGGTTCCGGTAGCGATGGAAGTGTTTGATGAATGGATGAAAGGCCCCAATCAACTGGACAAAACGTTGAACGATCTGGAGATTACGGCGGAACAGCTGCTTGAAGTGCCGCAAGGTGCTATTACGGAAAAAGGTTTACGAACCAACATACGCGTTGGGATTCAATATATCGAAGCTTGGCTGCGGGGATTCGGCGCCGTACCTCTATATAATCTGATGGAAGATGCCGCAACGGCCGAGATCTCCCGTGCTCAAGTCTGGCAGTGGATACGTCACCCCAAAGGCATTTTGGATGATGGCAGAAAGGTGACTGTAGAGTTATTTCAAACAATCTTGCAAGAAGAATTGCAAACGATCAAAGATTTGATCGGACACAAAAATTTTGAACAGGGGCAATTTCGACTTGCGACCGAGTTGTTTGCAAAACTGACACTCGATGATGTGTTTCCGCCATTTCTTACATTAGACGGTTATAACCATTTGCATTAA
- the aceA gene encoding isocitrate lyase, whose protein sequence is MKQESRKEAAQKLEQEWKTERFQGITRNYSAEDVIRLRGSISIEHTLARLGAERLWNLLHTEHHIKALGALTGNQAVQQVKAGLQAIYLSGWQVAADANLSGQMYPDQSLYPANSVPHVVKRINQAFQRADQIDHMEGNSDTYWFAPIVADAEAGFGGPLNVFELMKSMIEAGAAGVHFEDQLASEKKCGHMGGKVLIPTSQAIRNLTSARFAADVMGVPTVIIARTDANGAHLITSDIDTRDREFLTGERTAEGFFRMRGGLDAAIARGLSYAPYADLIWCETSEPNIEEARRFAEEIHAKFPGKLLAYNCSPSFNWKRKLSQEEIETFQVQLGEMGYKFQFVTLAGFHALNHSMFELARNYKDRGMGAYSELQQAEFASEPYGYTATKHQREVGTGYFDQVSLAVSGGASSTTALTGSTEEEQFTTVS, encoded by the coding sequence ATGAAACAAGAATCACGGAAAGAAGCGGCACAAAAACTGGAGCAAGAGTGGAAAACAGAGCGTTTTCAAGGGATCACAAGAAACTACTCGGCGGAAGATGTGATTCGGTTGCGCGGCTCCATTTCCATCGAACATACTCTCGCACGTTTGGGCGCAGAACGCCTTTGGAACTTGCTTCATACAGAACATCATATCAAGGCGCTCGGTGCATTGACGGGGAATCAGGCAGTGCAGCAAGTAAAAGCAGGCTTGCAAGCCATCTATCTGAGCGGTTGGCAAGTAGCGGCAGATGCCAACCTCTCAGGTCAAATGTACCCGGACCAAAGCTTATATCCGGCCAATAGCGTACCGCATGTAGTAAAGCGGATCAACCAAGCGTTTCAACGGGCAGATCAAATCGATCATATGGAAGGCAATTCCGATACGTACTGGTTTGCACCGATTGTTGCAGATGCGGAAGCGGGATTTGGCGGACCGTTAAACGTGTTTGAACTGATGAAAAGCATGATTGAAGCGGGCGCAGCAGGCGTGCATTTCGAAGATCAACTGGCATCTGAGAAAAAATGCGGTCATATGGGAGGGAAAGTATTAATTCCTACTTCGCAAGCGATCCGAAATCTCACATCGGCCCGTTTCGCCGCTGACGTAATGGGTGTGCCAACCGTTATCATTGCACGTACGGATGCCAATGGCGCACATCTGATTACGAGTGACATCGACACAAGGGATCGGGAATTTTTGACAGGCGAGCGGACCGCGGAAGGATTTTTCCGGATGCGCGGCGGACTGGATGCGGCGATTGCTCGTGGGTTGTCTTATGCCCCTTATGCAGATCTGATCTGGTGTGAGACATCCGAGCCAAATATTGAGGAAGCCCGCCGGTTTGCTGAAGAGATTCATGCAAAATTTCCGGGTAAGCTGTTGGCATACAATTGTTCGCCATCCTTTAACTGGAAACGGAAGTTGAGTCAGGAAGAAATTGAAACGTTCCAAGTGCAGCTTGGCGAGATGGGATACAAATTCCAATTTGTCACACTTGCCGGATTCCATGCGCTCAATCACAGCATGTTTGAACTGGCGCGCAATTACAAAGACCGTGGCATGGGAGCCTATTCGGAACTGCAGCAGGCGGAGTTTGCCAGCGAACCATACGGATATACAGCCACCAAGCATCAACGTGAAGTGGGAACCGGATATTTTGATCAAGTGTCATTGGCTGTTTCAGGCGGAGCTTCTTCCACCACAGCGCTTACCGGTTCAACCGAGGAAGAACAATTTACGACTGTATCGTAA
- a CDS encoding DRTGG domain-containing protein — MLTKHEQILQYIEALEVGEKISVRQIAKILDVSEGTAYRALKEAETRGIVSTIERVGTIRIENQQKKIERLTFAEVVNIVDGTVLGGHNGLHKTLYKFVIAAMQLEAIPKYIDHDSLLIVGNRMQVQRMSLEHGAAVLVTGGFNINDDVKELADQLQLPVISSSYDTFTVASLINQAIYDRMVKKDVLLVEDIIATQTPAFLKEDHLVKDWHSLLEHTGHSRFPVVDEELRVIGMVSPRDMTGAAMDTPVSSVMTPHPHTVSIHTSVAAAANLMVWEGFELLPVVDKQKLVGVISRQDVIKGIQISQKQPHMTETMEDYALKGFEEERTDDRGICLMGEVTPQMTNRLGSLSSGTMMLLIEAAVIRVLRRLKTTDMIVESTSIYFIKPVMAGSFIRVQAHVLDIGRTFGKVEVEILHQEEIVGKALVTAQTSSRL; from the coding sequence ATGCTTACCAAACATGAGCAAATTCTGCAATATATCGAAGCTCTGGAAGTCGGCGAAAAAATATCGGTTCGGCAAATTGCAAAAATCCTGGACGTCAGCGAAGGGACTGCGTATCGTGCACTAAAAGAAGCAGAGACGCGGGGAATCGTCAGCACGATTGAACGAGTCGGTACGATCCGAATTGAAAATCAGCAGAAAAAAATTGAACGGCTGACATTTGCCGAAGTTGTCAATATTGTCGATGGTACAGTACTTGGCGGACATAACGGATTACATAAAACGCTTTACAAATTTGTCATAGCTGCCATGCAATTGGAGGCAATTCCGAAATACATAGATCATGACAGTTTGCTCATCGTAGGCAACCGAATGCAAGTGCAGCGTATGTCATTGGAGCATGGAGCGGCTGTTTTGGTTACCGGCGGCTTTAATATCAACGACGATGTAAAAGAATTGGCGGATCAATTGCAATTGCCGGTTATTTCCTCTTCATACGATACATTTACGGTAGCTTCCTTAATTAACCAGGCGATATATGACCGGATGGTAAAAAAAGATGTATTGCTGGTTGAGGATATTATTGCAACACAAACGCCCGCGTTTTTGAAAGAAGATCATTTGGTGAAGGACTGGCATAGCTTGTTGGAACATACAGGCCATTCCCGTTTTCCGGTTGTGGATGAAGAACTGCGGGTGATTGGCATGGTATCACCTCGGGATATGACCGGGGCTGCCATGGACACACCGGTTTCTTCCGTGATGACGCCGCATCCGCATACGGTTTCCATCCACACATCCGTTGCTGCAGCCGCCAATCTCATGGTATGGGAAGGGTTTGAGCTTTTGCCTGTCGTGGATAAACAGAAACTCGTTGGCGTCATCAGCCGCCAAGATGTGATCAAGGGCATTCAGATCAGTCAAAAACAGCCGCATATGACAGAAACGATGGAGGATTATGCGTTAAAAGGGTTTGAAGAAGAGCGAACAGACGATCGCGGGATTTGTTTAATGGGAGAAGTTACACCTCAGATGACAAACCGGCTGGGCAGCCTCAGTTCCGGAACGATGATGCTGCTGATTGAAGCTGCGGTGATTCGGGTATTGCGGCGATTAAAGACGACCGATATGATTGTCGAAAGTACGTCCATCTACTTTATAAAACCGGTGATGGCAGGAAGCTTTATCCGTGTACAAGCGCATGTACTCGATATTGGCCGAACATTTGGCAAAGTAGAAGTAGAAATCCTGCATCAGGAAGAAATCGTCGGCAAAGCGTTAGTGACAGCCCAAACATCGTCGCGTTTGTAA
- the trxB gene encoding thioredoxin-disulfide reductase, whose translation MRKVIILGTGPAGLTAAIYLARANMQPLVIEGNQPGGQLTITTEVENFPGFPDGIMGPELMENMRKQAERFGAEFMRGWVTDVDLSKRPFTVSVEEQGDMQAESLVISTGASAKLLGIPGETENMGRGVSACATCDGFFFRGKKVIVVGGGDSAMEEANFLTRFASEVQLVHRRNELRASKIMQDRAQKNEKIHWSLNVAPLEVVAENNRVTGLKVTNNETGKEEIIPTDGIFVAIGHKPNTEFLKGQLDTDELGYIKVKPGTTETNIPGVFACGDVQDHIYRQAVTAAGSGCMAALECERFLEGQGAMDWSKSLS comes from the coding sequence ATGCGCAAGGTCATCATTCTAGGAACAGGTCCTGCCGGTTTGACAGCGGCGATTTATTTGGCCCGTGCCAATATGCAGCCATTAGTGATCGAAGGGAATCAGCCGGGTGGACAGCTTACGATCACTACTGAAGTGGAAAATTTCCCAGGTTTTCCAGATGGAATTATGGGGCCGGAATTAATGGAAAATATGCGTAAACAAGCAGAGCGTTTCGGTGCTGAATTTATGCGGGGATGGGTAACAGATGTGGATCTTTCCAAGCGTCCGTTCACAGTGTCTGTAGAAGAACAAGGTGATATGCAAGCAGAGAGTTTGGTGATATCGACCGGAGCTTCAGCAAAATTGCTGGGAATCCCGGGTGAAACGGAGAATATGGGGAGAGGCGTTAGTGCATGCGCTACTTGTGACGGATTCTTTTTCCGCGGCAAAAAGGTGATCGTAGTAGGCGGCGGCGACTCAGCCATGGAGGAAGCGAATTTTTTGACGCGCTTTGCGTCTGAAGTGCAGCTTGTCCATCGCCGCAATGAATTGCGCGCATCGAAAATTATGCAAGACAGGGCTCAAAAGAATGAAAAAATTCATTGGAGTCTCAATGTTGCGCCGCTGGAAGTCGTTGCTGAAAACAATCGGGTAACCGGTTTAAAAGTGACAAACAACGAGACGGGCAAAGAAGAAATAATCCCTACAGATGGAATCTTCGTCGCCATCGGCCATAAACCGAATACGGAGTTTTTAAAGGGTCAACTCGATACGGATGAACTTGGGTATATCAAAGTCAAGCCGGGAACGACAGAGACGAACATACCCGGGGTTTTTGCGTGTGGAGACGTGCAAGATCATATCTATCGGCAGGCGGTTACTGCAGCAGGCAGCGGTTGTATGGCAGCATTGGAATGTGAACGGTTTTTGGAAGGACAAGGAGCAATGGATTGGAGCAAATCCTTGTCGTAA
- a CDS encoding MDR family MFS transporter, with the protein MQVSTNRKNVTIAMMIATFLAAIEVTVVSTAMPTIISDLGGINLISWVYAVYLLTTSVTTPIYGKLADLFGRKMIFSVGTLIFLCGSMLSGLAHSMDQLIFFRAIQGIGAGAVMPITFTIIGDIYTFEERAKMQGLFSGIWGISGILGPLVGGFFVDAISWRWIFYFNVPFGLVSLIMVWMFLHETFEKKKHQIDILGAGVFTIGATALLYALLSGGQTWPWSSPVLIALFCLAFAALLLFVRIETKVKEPILPLHLFRMRVISVSNLASFLISAVLIGINAYVPLWIQGVLGYSATGSGLTLTPMSISWTLGAIVGGRLMLKIGSRKVALIGTLCIAIASIWAATVSIHTGYVIFVCIMFIAGVGFGFSVTSFTVVVQSSVSWNLRGVATASISFVRTLGQMIGVVLFGTVFNHTLQGFLKGHSVQGINTIEDFNKLLNPEFAKQLPQPLLHTLREVFVSGISHVYLSLAVIAVLGYIATWRLPRFEGNANAQKSE; encoded by the coding sequence ATGCAAGTAAGCACCAACCGAAAAAACGTAACGATTGCCATGATGATTGCCACATTTTTAGCGGCGATCGAGGTTACGGTTGTCAGTACTGCAATGCCTACAATTATCAGTGATCTAGGCGGAATCAACCTGATCAGTTGGGTGTATGCCGTCTATTTGTTGACGACTTCGGTTACTACGCCGATTTATGGCAAGTTGGCGGATTTGTTTGGCAGAAAGATGATTTTCTCGGTTGGGACGCTCATATTCTTATGCGGTTCCATGCTTTCCGGTTTGGCCCATTCCATGGATCAATTGATTTTCTTTCGCGCGATCCAAGGAATCGGCGCCGGAGCGGTCATGCCGATCACTTTTACAATCATCGGCGATATTTATACTTTTGAAGAACGTGCCAAGATGCAGGGATTATTCAGTGGCATTTGGGGGATTTCCGGTATTTTAGGGCCCCTTGTGGGCGGTTTTTTTGTGGATGCTATCTCCTGGCGCTGGATTTTTTATTTTAATGTTCCGTTCGGGTTGGTATCGCTGATCATGGTATGGATGTTTTTGCATGAAACCTTTGAAAAGAAAAAACATCAAATTGATATTCTTGGCGCAGGTGTGTTTACCATTGGTGCAACTGCGTTATTGTATGCGCTTTTAAGCGGCGGGCAAACTTGGCCATGGAGTTCGCCTGTCCTGATCGCATTGTTCTGTCTGGCATTCGCTGCACTATTGCTATTTGTAAGGATTGAAACAAAAGTAAAGGAGCCGATTTTGCCGCTGCATTTGTTTCGGATGCGTGTCATTTCCGTATCCAATTTGGCTTCTTTTCTCATCAGTGCCGTTCTGATTGGAATCAATGCATATGTACCGCTGTGGATCCAAGGGGTGTTAGGGTATAGCGCGACCGGATCCGGACTTACTTTAACTCCAATGTCCATTAGTTGGACGTTGGGAGCTATCGTCGGCGGGCGGCTGATGCTAAAAATCGGTTCTCGTAAAGTCGCTTTGATCGGTACGCTCTGTATTGCAATTGCTTCGATATGGGCTGCAACAGTTTCGATCCATACCGGTTATGTAATATTTGTATGCATCATGTTTATTGCCGGCGTTGGTTTTGGGTTTTCCGTCACATCCTTCACTGTTGTCGTACAATCTTCTGTATCCTGGAATTTACGGGGTGTTGCTACTGCATCCATTTCTTTCGTACGTACACTGGGACAGATGATCGGCGTGGTCCTGTTTGGGACTGTATTCAATCATACTTTGCAGGGATTCCTAAAAGGACATTCTGTACAAGGAATCAATACGATAGAAGATTTTAACAAATTGTTAAATCCGGAATTTGCCAAACAGCTGCCGCAGCCGTTGCTGCATACATTGCGGGAAGTGTTCGTATCCGGAATTTCCCA